A segment of the Sander lucioperca isolate FBNREF2018 chromosome 7, SLUC_FBN_1.2, whole genome shotgun sequence genome:
GACCCTGCTACCCCCTCTGAAGAGCCGCTCATGGCCAAAGGCCGTTCCTGGTGTATAGAGCTGTGAGAGCCTGAGATAGTCTTTATTTCCTGGGTAAAGAGATCCACCGAGGACTCAGCCGTCTCTTTGGGTGTCCATGCCACCCTGGCAGGGCATGAGGTCTGAGGGGTTAGAGGGCTGCGAGAGCCCATAGCACTGGAGAGCTCACTGTTGTAAACTGTCCTTCCCCTCACAGGGCTCTGTATGCTGGGACTGTGGAGTGGAGGCGTGTAGCAGGGCGAGGCTTCAGCAGAGCCATACTGGGCCAGGGAGGCAAGGGCCGAGTGCTCGGGGAGAACCTGGGGGAGGAAAACAGATTGGAGACCTACAAGGCTTTGCTGAGCCAGGGACGCTGCGGCCCCAGCTCCGACTGCAAACCCTGGTTGAATAAATCCAGTGGAGGACTGAGTGCTGGTGATGAAGGGAAAATGTGGGAGGTTCATACCACTGGATATTCTGCCTGCTCTGTCATGATTGTACCCCATCTGCTGCGCGGCGTGAGAGGTCTGCTGCAGCTGGCTTAGTAAGGGGCCAACTGAGCTGGAGATGAGAGGATTTATGGTGGAGGCAGAGGGTGCTGGGAATCTTCCTGCTAGCCTCACtggcgccccctgctggagtaAACCTATCGGGTGTGGTGGGGTGGTCATAGCACCGTGGAAGGGCTGAGGGTGGAGCTGAGCAGAGCAGGTGTAGGAGACAGTGGTCTGGTTGATGGGGAAGACTGAGGCGATGCCAGAGTGGGGAGGATGGTGCGGGAGCTGGTGTGAGGGCAGAGGGGCCAGCGGCTGCAGGCTGCTGGTGAAGATGGGCTGGGATGTCAGTGTGGCTGACACAGACCCACTGGCGAGATGCTGTGCCCTGAGGGATGCCAATGTGGGAGTCTCAATCCCAGATCTGAATTGGCTGGAATTGGCAGGAGAACCGGGCCCTGAACCACAGCTACTGGATGCGTTTGCTCCAACATGGACCCTCTTTGGATGGCTGGTGGGGTCCTTCAGGGGGCCTGGTGCCAGAGGATGGTGGAAGAGGATGGAAGGAAGCTTGGAGTGGTGGGCTAAGGCCAGAGCCAGCGGGGTGGTGGCAGCAGCAGCCTGGAGTGGGGCCTGAACCAGCGGGGCCCAGATGACCGGGGTGGGTGATGGGGGCGCAGGGGGAAGGTGTAGGCTCTTTGGGCTGGTCTGGATCAGCTGCGTGCATTGGGCCATGTCACGGTCGTGTTGCACTATTCTTTGGATGATCTCGCTCTCTTGAAAGTTTAGTATGCCAGAACTTTGGTGATGCTGGACTTTATTCTGAAGAACAGAGTTCCTCTTCCCTGTTAAGAAAATACAAATAAGGTCACactatttttcattttctactTTTTCATTAATGAATGCATACTAAACACTAATCAGTAATCTTATATTCAATTTGGTTATTATATCTTGGTTTTGTTTGAGGTTTCAATTGTTTGGTAATTGCATTCATACTTGATTCCTGTCTGAAGAAGATCCCAAATGCAAAGATTATGTGAGAATAATGATGACATGATTTACTTTATTAATTACATTTACTCCATTGTTTAATGTGAATGTTCTGATTAGTAAAATTCTTTTGTAATATTAAATTTTTGTgtattgaaaataaatcataaattCAAATAATTCAATTCATCCTTAACTGCTAAAAACAAATTGTTGGATCCTGCCTTTAAATGTGCACCCACATCACATCAGAAGATGCCACCATCACTGTAGTTTTTTCAGTTTCTAAGTGTACAGCCAATAACATATAGTAAAATATAATTGCTATAATTGAACCTAGACCAGCATTAAATGCAATATATGaagatggagctagcaaagtgAAATATCAAcacttaaataataaataatatttactGTAAAACATCAAATTGGCtcctatatactatatacatatatactgtgtatgtaTTTATCTCTTGGTAAAGGACTCACCGATGCGGTCCAGGCGGTCGAGAGCCACGGTCTCAAAGGCCCTCCTCATCATGGGATACTCCTCCAGCACCTCGTTGAAGTTGTCCACCGACAGAGAGTACAGCCGACAGTAGTTATCGGCTCGCACGCTGGCTGTCCTCCTGCCTCGGGTTAGCAGGCAGATCTctgcagagagggaggggaaaacAAGTTTTATTATTTGTACCATTTCTTTACCATTGCAAATTGTACCATTCCTCACGTCCTGCTGAGTGCAAGTCAGAGATTAACATCAAGGTTTTTTTTGAATGGGTAATTAATATGAAGTGGTATATGATGATTTTCCACTTTTCTCATAGTTGTGTGATACATTACAACCACATTTATATCGTTTTAGATGGAGAAAAATATCAGTGTGAGATGGTAAAACATGAAAAGACCAGTGCCTCTGAACCCCACAGATGGAGCACTTAATGCAATTTCTGCAGCTTACAGTTTGTCCTGACCTCATCTGTCATGCCagatcaaaaaaataaaataatgcgccattaaaaaaaaagcagacataTTTTTCAGGACAGCCATattgaggacacacacacacacacacacacacacacacacacacacacacacacacacacacacacacacacacacacacacacacactctctctctctctctctctctctctcttttaaatacattttctgtccTCATGTACCATTTTCACTTCTGTGCTGAGTAGCTTTAAGCCAAAATATATAATGTTTTGtgattatcattatcattatcattataatGCTGGAGTAAACGTTAAAGATTAAAATGTGGTTAGAAATAATTGCTTGGATTGTCAGATCACATTTCCTGGTTGATATTTGATGATGACATTTCACTTTCCTGCCGGATACGACAACAAGATGGCGTATCAGGGGCGACAACAAATTTCAGCTTTAAATATGCCGTTAACAAAAGGGGAAAACCCCACAGATGGAATCAAAGACCCCAAAGCTTTGCTCCTCTTAGTCCTGAGCCCTTTTAAGGAGATGATGTGGACAATTTTCCCCAACTATAATAGCGAGGGAAGTTAATCTGCTGAGTGCCggagtaaaaataaatcaaaacaaatcATAACATCAGCACTCCTTTACATACATTCAAACTGACTCAGTGCCAGCTACAGAATATATTAGCATGCAGACCACACAGCAGGTTGAGTGCAGACATTACCTCCAAAATAAGAGCCATCAGACAGCTTGGTGTCTTGGCTGCTCTTGGTGATGACACTGACGACGCCGTGCTGGATGAAGTACATCTTCTTGCCGATGGTTCCCTCTCTGATAATGTAGTCGCTTGGCTGGAAGACCTCAAAGCGCAGTTTGGTCAGCATGGAGGTGACAAAGTTCGGATCAGCGTTGGCAAACAGAGGCATTGAGGCCACCAGTTTGCGACAGTTAAAGTTGATGATCTCCTGcagaagacacaaaataagTGTTTTAGATTTTAAGGTGAGGCCTTCACAACACACATGTCAGTGTTACGTGTTTACATTTCAATCATAAAAGCAAGGCAGTTAACGGCTTAGTGCTCCGTTAATGAGATTCTCTGTTCTCATGAAGTCTCCAACCATTACTAATCAGATTACATGACTATTAACATTATCGTGCAAAGTAAGGGAGGCATATTAATTGTATAAATAGGTAAACCATTTAGAACAAGCATGATGACTTCATTGATTCACATATTTGCAGCTGAGAAAACTGGATACAAAACGTAAAACGTATCCCTCTATTTagcatatatacacattatataaaCATTGAATACATGGTTTAAAACAATAATGTAGTTGTAAAAGATAAAAGGACATTTCaaagtgtttattaatgtacagtatattttaacAATCCTATGAGTACTAGTATTTTATACTATTACAACTGTGTTTTACCATATTGTCTGTTTGTACAGCAGCTCCACTTATGGGTACCCACAGGAGGAGTTAGTTGTTGAGAAATGCATAAATAAACACTTAGATCTTCTCTACATCTACATTATATTGTCTtatataacatttatttatgtttatatattgcttataaattataaataggAAGCGTTAAAGTAAAGTGATAGTGAATCTTATCTTGTTTTGTGATAGACGGTGAAGCCAACATATGATGACTCAGCAGAATTATCATCAAGACAAAACAACAAGGTAGATGAGTTCTGACCTCTCGCAGTGGCTCATTCAGCTCCTCCAAAATGCTTTCCTCGTCAAACATCTTGCCCTGATAGCGGTGTTCGTAGTATTCGTGGATCCTCTGGCGCATGTCGGCAGGAAGCTTGTGGAAGGACATGTACTGTTCCACCTGCTTATACTGTAACAACAACACAAGTCCAATTATTACAATTAAAAAAGTATTATTATAATGTTTTAAAGTATTTAAGTGAAACACTGCCACAGAAATACAGGGAACTGTAATGTAACTCGAGAGAAAATGCAAagtcatgtcaaaaaaaatatattaaagtgatTGATGTGTTGGCTCAGAGGTGGACTATAATGTGTCTCATTATGTTAACAGTCAACTGGCAGGCCATCTGTGAAACCTGCCCACAGAGCAATGTTGTGCCTCTGTCCCATCTGACAAATACGGTTGCGCTCTGCAGGCTGCAGCTAATAACATTAACTACTGTGTCCTTCAGCTGTGTACTCTACCAGCAAAGCACCATGAGCGGTCCGTGTACCCAATCTATGTCAGTTAGGTCATTAGTCGCTGTTTTGCTTTTATTAACTAGCTCCTTACTCTCTCTAGTGTCTCTTCGTTTCTGTGTTGAAAATCCACAACGACAGCTCAACAATCTTTCACTGATTTCTCTTCTACAGTATGTTGCTCTGTCCCTTCACATATATTTATAGTCTCCCTCTGTGGGGCATTTTCTCACTTAAATGCCCACCGATTTATGACAGGGGGGCAAAGTATTCACACAAATACTTTGTCACAACGTCACGCATCATCCTCACCATTCAAACTGCATTTCAATCAGCCGTGGAATAACTATACAGATCCTTTATGCAAGTAAAAGCAGCAAAACACaatggaaaaataataatagctAAAATTACTTACAAGTAAaaatcctgcattcaaaatcgtactcaagtaaaagta
Coding sequences within it:
- the LOC116038629 gene encoding potassium/sodium hyperpolarization-activated cyclic nucleotide-gated channel 3-like encodes the protein MEKFQSSMRKRLYSLPQNIGQKPFVIDEGDNGDKDTKRKSIRLKHLSSPSPARSIDEARSEDLGRDVTVKTNLNGDCRLFRGSISSITGRHPPGSDPAEQRRLIPEAGVSESYSGEHSPGAQQWATGGLTGAAGQESMFDQSSFIKLEGTEQIISEDDRLYQAGFMHRQFGAMLQPGVNKFSLRMLGSERAVEHERERVKSAGFWIIHPYSDFRFYWDLTMLLLMVGNLIIIPVGITFFKDEHTPPWIVFNVVSDTFFLMDLVLNFRTGIVKEDNTEIILDPHQIKIKYLKSWFVVDFISSIPVDYIFLIVETRIDSDFYKTARALRIVRFTKILSLLRLLRLSRLIRYIHQWEEVFHMTYDLASAMVRIMNLIGMMLLLCHWDGCLQFLVPMLQDFPPDCWVTRNKMVNDTWGQQYSYALFKAMSHMLCIGYGLYPPIGMADVWLTILSMIVGATCFAMFVGHATALIQSLDSSRRQYQEKYKQVEQYMSFHKLPADMRQRIHEYYEHRYQGKMFDEESILEELNEPLREEIINFNCRKLVASMPLFANADPNFVTSMLTKLRFEVFQPSDYIIREGTIGKKMYFIQHGVVSVITKSSQDTKLSDGSYFGEICLLTRGRRTASVRADNYCRLYSLSVDNFNEVLEEYPMMRRAFETVALDRLDRIGKRNSVLQNKVQHHQSSGILNFQESEIIQRIVQHDRDMAQCTQLIQTSPKSLHLPPAPPSPTPVIWAPLVQAPLQAAAATTPLALALAHHSKLPSILFHHPLAPGPLKDPTSHPKRVHVGANASSSCGSGPGSPANSSQFRSGIETPTLASLRAQHLASGSVSATLTSQPIFTSSLQPLAPLPSHQLPHHPPHSGIASVFPINQTTVSYTCSAQLHPQPFHGAMTTPPHPIGLLQQGAPVRLAGRFPAPSASTINPLISSSVGPLLSQLQQTSHAAQQMGYNHDRAGRISSGMNLPHFPFITSTQSSTGFIQPGFAVGAGAAASLAQQSLVGLQSVFLPQVLPEHSALASLAQYGSAEASPCYTPPLHSPSIQSPVRGRTVYNSELSSAMGSRSPLTPQTSCPARVAWTPKETAESSVDLFTQEIKTISGSHSSIHQERPLAMSGSSEGVAGSSIPFSSPMAVSKPYSLIPSQVAPVSRTHSGPEPQNQSVGFHSSLARSPAKMLETEEKQSKLPSNL